A single Candidatus Aegiribacteria sp. DNA region contains:
- a CDS encoding type II toxin-antitoxin system RelE/ParE family toxin — MIQSFKCKETEKLFNREYSRKLPSSIQRIAFRKLRMLHRSSSVEDLRVPPGNRLEVLGGKRKGQRSIRINEQWRICFIWKQGDAFNVEIVDYH, encoded by the coding sequence ATGATACAGAGCTTCAAGTGTAAGGAAACTGAAAAGCTCTTCAACAGGGAGTATTCGAGAAAGCTGCCCTCCTCGATTCAAAGGATTGCTTTCAGGAAACTGAGGATGCTTCATAGGAGTTCGAGTGTTGAAGATTTAAGAGTACCTCCAGGAAATAGACTTGAGGTGCTTGGAGGAAAAAGGAAGGGACAGCGTAGTATTAGGATCAATGAGCAATGGCGAATCTGTTTCATCTGGAAACAAGGTGATGCTTT